The Kineothrix sp. IPX-CK genomic interval GATTATTTTTCCCTTACATTGAAAAAAAATCATATATATCGAATAGACATCTCTGCTGAAAAATGTACGAATAATAATTATCCGTATTTAGTCGTAATGGGAGGGTATGATCAAAACTCTCCCAATTTAGAAGCATATCAAAATAATGAACTTCTTAATGGTAATGTTTTAATTAGTTACGAATTCGCGAAATTAAACAGCACCTACATAAATGTTGTCGTTTTATCATTATTTACTCTCTCACTTATTACTATCCTATTTACCATTAATGTTTCAAGAAATAAGAAATGGAGTTCTGTATTAAATAATTTGAAATCTTATAATTCCATACCTATAAGAAAAATGCTTGTTATAGTTTTGTTCGTCATACAGTTCTTTCTAATAATTCCAAATATTGTTTATAAAGTAGGGGGATTCAACTTGGATCCATCATGGCGCTATTTTTTAAATATAGCCAATTCCTTAAATTTGAAATATGGAACTGACATTTATTTTACATATGGACCGCTAGGTTATATATGCTATCTTATGAATTTGGACAATTCATCAACCTACTGGTTTGGTATTGGGATTTGGGGAATTATTTTCGTTATCCATATTATACTATTAATTTGGCTATACAAGCTATACTTAGAAAACAAATTATCATTGACTGCTATTGTTTTATCTGTATTAGTTTACGTATCTACAATGTATGAATCTGAACGAGATAACTACCAATTATATTTATTATTATTATCAGTTGTAATTTATTTCTTAGGTAATAGTAAAAGTATCATAATAACAAATTTACTTCTAAGTTTAATGTTCTTTTGTAAATTTTCAACTTTTACCAGCGGCGTTGCATTCATTACTATATTCATTATTCTGCGTTTTTTCTTTGATAAAGATAAAAAATGCATTTTATTAATGCTTCCTTCTTTAATAATTGCTCCTATCTCATATTTAGTTTATAACCCCTCTTTAAAGGGATTATACGAATATGTTACGGGAATATTGAGAATATCTAGCGGATGGATGAAAACACAACAATGGGATGATGCAATAACGAATCAAGAATATCGTTATTTGCTTATAATTGTTTTGTTGTATATCATGCTTATAATTATATCTCTTTTAGTCGATTATCATAAGTCAACTATTTTAATTTCTTGCAGCGTTTCACTATTTTTTGCATACAAATATTCCGTTACTGCACATGGAATTGCTATGGGAATTTGGCTAGTTTCCATGCTATTTTCTGCTATTGTTCTATCTATTGATTTTAGAGCAATGTATTCGCTGATTAGAACAAAGAAAAAATATGCGTTTTACTATGCCGCTTCAATAGTTGGATGCTTATCCATTGCTTCACTATTATGTATAAATCTCCACAATAATTGGGGACAAATTAAGGATAGTCTAAAAAATAAAGTAATTACATTTGCAACTTTAAAAGACAGCTCCCTGCTTCCCGAGTTATATGACAATACCTACATTCCATCAAATATTATTGAGACAATAGGTAATGACACTGTTACTACTTATCCATGGGAAGTGGGATATAAAGCTGTTTATACTAATTTAAATATGGTTTATAGCCCTTCTATTCAAAATTGTAATGAATTCATTCCATGGCTTGATCAAAAAGTTGCGGATTATTTTTACTCAGAACAAGCACCTAAGTACATTATACTGGAGGACGAAACTATCTATTTTCATATAAAATATTTAGATAATCCTTTGACTTGGGAGGCAATCAAGGATAGATATAATTCTATCATCACACAAGAAGGATTTTGTTTATTAGAGAGACAAGATAATATTATTAAAAGTGAACTTACGCTAATCCGCTCTGAACTTTACTCTACAAATGATTCTATAAAATGTCCAGAAAATGCTGATTATGTGAAAATTCATTTAAGATACTCATTTTATGGAGAAATAAAGGACTTTTTCTGGAGAACCGGAATGACATACATGACTATTAACTATAAAGATGGTTCAAGTTGTTCGGGTGTAATTATCGTTCCGAATATGACTTCTGGGTTTTCACTGGATTATGTTCCTCAGAATCTTGAAGACGTATCACTTGTATTAAACACAGAAGATTATACTAAGATTTCATCCATTCAATTTAGTGGCATTGGTCTTGATGCTCTAGAAAAGAATGTGGAGGTTGAGTGGTTTCAATATGCTGAATAATAAAACCTATCCGATTTATACCTTATAGCATACCAGGCCATTCTACTTTTGGCCCAAACTGAAGAAGACGTTTTACAGATTCATATATTTCCAGAGATTTTAATGAAGTAGTTCCCTCTTCAACTATTATTACGACATTTTTTGTATACTTTTCTTATTCGTCACATACATTTAAATTAACAAAAGAGATTTTCTCCTGAGAGGATTTCATCATGTATCAAGACAATACATTGCCCTACCGCGGCGATCTAAAGGTGGCAATAGTAGGAAGGGCAAAGGATACCGTTAATTATGAAAAAGCTCTGACCTCAATGGGAGTCTCCTGCCTGACCACAATGGATCTTGCCCATTTATCAGAGTTCGACGCACTCCTGCTTCCGGGAGGAGGGGATATTACTCCTGCCTTTTTCGGACAAAAAAATCAGGGGTCCAGGAATATGGACACCGAATTAGACATCATACAGCTCCAGTCGCTGGATTTCTTCGTAAAACGGGAATATCCCGTATTGGGCATTTGCAAGGGCATCCAGATCATCAACGTTTATTTTAACGGAACAATCATTCAGGATCTCAAACAGGCCCCTCATCATGCGTGGGATAATGGAGACAAAGTTCATTCCTCTGCCGCCCTCCCCGATTCTCTGCTTTTTTCATTGTACGGAAGGCGTTTCAACGTTAACAGCGCCCATCATCAGGGCATCGGCAAGGTAGGACACAGTCTCAGCGTCATCCAGACCTCCGATGACAACATCATCGAAGGAATCGTTCACGATACCCTTCCTGTCATCGGCGTTCAATGGCATCCCGAACGGCTTTTCGATGACTCGGCCTCTGGCAGTACCGTAGACGGACGATTGCTGTTTTCTTATTTTTTATCCTTATGTGACACCGCCGGAGTTTGAATTTCCTTTCTTCTCCGGCGTTTTTCCGCCCGCTCCTGAAGCTCTTCCTTTGCTTTTGCTCCGGCAACTTCGAATAAAGATACAACGATTTTTTTCATCATTCCTGCCGTCTCGGTGTCCAGTCCCTTTATTGCTCCTACTACCGCCAACATGCTCTTTTTCCAGTCCGCAGTAAAATCGATTAATGTTGTAGCCTGAGAAGCGGATACCACCTCGTACAGCGTATCCACAAAGGAATGAATATGTTCATCATCTAAGGATAGAATCCACTCGTTCAATGCATCGTCCATGAATCTTCTGCTTTTATATATATCCTTTGCCTTTACAAAGGCATCGTCCTTTACAAGCCACGTATAGGGGTCATGCTGCAGCAGACCGAAAGTCTTGCTTTCAACCACGATATAGCCGTCCTCATGGGCTCCTAACAGCATCCCTACCAGCGACGAGTGGGGAATGATCCGCACTATTTTATCCGCTATTTTTTCGTACTGTCCCCTCTCTCTGATTTCCGGGCGGAAGCCCGGTCCGTCATGGCTGAACACCTTGACGATTCGTTTTTGTATTTCCGGACCGCAATTCATCGCCGCAAATACGGCAAAATTCCCCCCCTTGGAATGCCCTCCCACATAGAATTCCTTAGAAAATTTCCGGGCAACCGCCTTCATATATTCTACACTGTAAAGCTGCCCCTGCACCGGCTCGGAAAAGGCCAGATTGAAATCCTCCTTCCAGCCGATAATCGTCTCATCCGTCCCCCGATATGCGAGATAAACCGTCTGATCCTCCAGAATATAAGTAATTGCCGAAAACTGCGTTTCCCGTTCCGGCTCGATCAAGTTTACATAATAATTCATCTTAAGAGAACCATAACGAGCGCTATTTAACATTCCGGCAAACAGCGCCATATTCTCCTCCTTATATCTCTCATCCGCGAAAAGCTTCTCCTTATCCTGATAGATATCCAGATATTTTATTGTGACAAACGGCTTATCATCCGAAACATCCGGAACAATACCGTCAAACTTCAAATAGCTGAACTGGCACAGCACCAGGCTGTCCACTTCATTCATCGGCCTTTTTTCAAACGTATAATCTCCATATTCCTTCAGATAATCAATAATCGTTCCCATGCCGCATCTCCTCTAAAAACGCGCCTCCAAGTGTCCGATATTCTTAATGAGCACCGATACCGTGCCATCCGGATTCGTAATAAACTCAACGCTTCCTGGATTTTTATACTGCTCCATCGGAATCTTTATTTCGATTCCTGTATCCGTATACAAATGCTGCTTCTGGTACTTTCTCGTTGTCGCCTCACTTTGGGGTAATATTTCTTCCTTTACCAAATCGTACTTTTCCATTTTATCCTGAAATGCGACTTTTAACTCCGGTTTCTCTTCAAATATCTTATCCGCAAGCACCTCCACCACAAAACCGCCGTTTTCCTGCAGTTCTTCCTGTATGATACTTTTCGCCTTCATCTGGGCCTCATACTGATCCAGCTCGTCATAAGCCTCCTTCTGCACCGATTCCACCGCTTTCGTCACGATCGACAGCTTCGACTTATGTGACATATGGCTGCTGCATTTAAGAAATAAATATGAAAAATAATTTGTTTTTTCTCCGTTTACCTCATATTTTCTTTCTATCACCTGCACCGATAAGTCTTTCAGGCAAATAATCGCAGCTTCGCTCAGCCTCTGTGACTCCGAGGGCAATATTGACTTATGCCTCATGACCTCATTCGTATTACCTCCCTCTTGTGAAGACAGCGTCCGATGAGTATAAAGCGATTTATAATTCATCTTCAAAAATGCCAGATACTCCTCTTCGCCATATTTGAACCTTACCACCACAAGATCTGCCGGAGGAATATCTATATTACTATTCATAATGCTATATAACAACTCCGCCGCATCCTTGCTTATTTCCACAAAAAAATCATCCGAATACTGCTCAAGCATCTTGTAAACTTCGGATTCCTCCTTATAGAACTGAGAAGTCTTCCCATCATCCCCCGAAGAAATCTTCGCAATATGCTCCTTCAAAAAATCCGCAAACTCCGACCCAAATTCAATCTCCTCATCCGACAGCACCGGCATCCCGATCGTAGAATCCAAAATATGTAATATAACCTTCTTTATCCTTATATCCTCTTTCACCATCATCTATCGTATCTCTCCTATCTACCTTACTCTTTCTATATTTTCTTCGTCCCTTTTTATTTCTTCCATGTTCCCGGCGACAAAAGTATAAGAATCGGCAAAAGCTCCAGTCTTCCCACAAGCATATCAAATATAAGTACAAACTTGGATAACCCCGAAAATATCGAATAGTTTCCTGAAGGTCCTACCAAGCTAAAGCCCGCCCCCACGTTATTAAAGGTTGCCGCCACTGCCGCCATATTCGTTGTAAAATCAAATTCATTCAAAGAAAGTACCAAAAAAGATCCAAAAAAGATAAATATATAAATCATTGCATATACCTGAACTGATTTCGTCACGCTACTCTCCACCACATGTCCATCCATATAAATCTTTTTAAACCCTCTGGGATGTATGACATAAGAAATCTCATTCTTAATAGAACGAAGCGAAATAATAAACCGTGATATCTTGAAGCCTCCGCTGGTACTTCCTGCGCAGGCACCAAGCATAGAAAGCAGAAACATGATCGTCTTGGAAAACTCCGGCCATTTATCATAATCCACAGATGAAAATCCCGTAGTGGTTATTACCGACGCCACTTGAAACAGTGCATGGTGAAAACCAAGAAATATGTTATCAAAAAAATTCTCTGTATTAAGAGTGATCATTACCGCCGACAGCAACACAATAATAAAATAATAACGGATTTCTTCACTGGCAAATGCTTCCTTGGGCTTTCTTATGAGCAGCAGATAAAACACCTGAAAATTAACGCCGCATATAAGCATAAGCGCTGTAAGCACCGCCTGAACTGCTACGGAATAGCTTCCCGCACTGGAATTAAGAAGTCCGAAGCCTCCCGTTCCCACCGAAGAAAAAGCCAGCGTAACCGCATCATAAGCAGACAGCCCGGCTAACATTAAAGAAATCGTTCCTGCAAGCGTGATGCCCATATAAATGCCATAAAGTATCATCGCCGTATTCTTTACCTTGGGCACCAGCTTTCCTACTTTAGGACCCGGACTTTCCGCTCTGAGAAGGTGCATATTATAGCTCCCGGACAAGGGCAGAACTGCCATAATCAATACCAGGACACCCATTCCTCCTATCCAGTGGGTAAAGCACCTCCAAAACTGAGCACTTCTCGATAAAACCTCCACATCCGTAAGAATGGTTGCCCCCGTAGTCGTTAAGCCCGAAACCGTTTCGAATAAAGCATCCGTATAAGAAGGAATCTCCCCGCTTAAATAAAAGGGCATCGCACCTACCAGACTCAATATAATCCAGCTTAAGGATACGGTGACAAAACCTTCCTTCGCATAAAACACTTTATTCTTCGGCTTAAACCGCCTTCCTATCAAACTGACCGCAAAGCAGGCCGCCATGACGGCCGCAAAAAAAACGGCACTTTTCTCATGGTATATTATACCCACCAGACAAGGCAGCGACAGGAACAATGCCTCAAACTCCAAAACCCTGCATAGTATGTAACGTATCATCGAATAATTCATACCAAAATATCCTTTATATCCTGCAAACCAGTTATCGTTGTGGCCAATACCACGGTATCTCCTACACCAATCCGGCTCTGTCCGCCGGGCGTGATGATATTTCCCTTATGATTGATGCAGCACAGCAGGATATTCGGTTTCAGGTTAAGCTCCACCAACGGAATTCCCACTACAGGGCATTCCTCTCTCACTAAAAACTCCAGAATCTCCACCTTATCGTTACTCATCCGGTATAGGGTCTCAATATTGCTTCCGATAGAATTCTGCATCGCCCTTACATATTTGATAATCATCTCTGCCGTAAGATACTTAGGATAAATAACGCTTCCAAGATCCAGTTCTTCGATGATCTCATCATAGGCGATTCGATGCACTCTGGTAATCAGCTTCGCTCTGGATATACTCTTAGCGAAAAGAGAAAGCATAATATTTTCCTCATCGAAATTAGTAAGTGCAACAAAGGCCTCCGCCTGAGGGAGTCCCTCCTCCATTAATAAGTCCCTATCGGTGCCGTCACCTAAAATCAGTGTTGCCTGCGGCAGAAGCTCACTCAGTTCGCTGCATCTTTTCTTGTCCTTTTCCACGATTTTAACATCGATTCCGATGGAAAGAAGCTGGCATGCCAAATAATATGCCGTTTCCCCTCCTCCCACGATGAATGCGTCCTTGGCCCGCGTGGTAGGAACTTTTAACTTTTTGAAAAAAAGAACCGTATTTTTCACCGAGCCCACTACTGAGATTTCGTCCTTCGCCCGAAGAATAAAATCTCCGGCAGGAATAAACACTTCGTCGCCTCTTTCCACTACACATATCAGCACTCCGCATTTCATCTGTGCGGATATACTTTTTAAGGACTGGTCGCATAGCGACGAGCCCTC includes:
- the trkA gene encoding Trk system potassium transporter TrkA — encoded protein: MQIIVVGCGNVGATLAEELSREGHNITVIDMKSDVVHNVNNNFDVMGIVGNGASYSIQKNAGIDEADLLIAVTGSDELNLLCCLIAKKAGDCHTIARVRNPVYSREISFIKEELGLSMVINPEDAAALEIARVLKFPSAIKIDTFAKGRIELVKYKIEEGSSLCDQSLKSISAQMKCGVLICVVERGDEVFIPAGDFILRAKDEISVVGSVKNTVLFFKKLKVPTTRAKDAFIVGGGETAYYLACQLLSIGIDVKIVEKDKKRCSELSELLPQATLILGDGTDRDLLMEEGLPQAEAFVALTNFDEENIMLSLFAKSISRAKLITRVHRIAYDEIIEELDLGSVIYPKYLTAEMIIKYVRAMQNSIGSNIETLYRMSNDKVEILEFLVREECPVVGIPLVELNLKPNILLCCINHKGNIITPGGQSRIGVGDTVVLATTITGLQDIKDILV
- a CDS encoding nucleoid-associated protein, translated to MMVKEDIRIKKVILHILDSTIGMPVLSDEEIEFGSEFADFLKEHIAKISSGDDGKTSQFYKEESEVYKMLEQYSDDFFVEISKDAAELLYSIMNSNIDIPPADLVVVRFKYGEEEYLAFLKMNYKSLYTHRTLSSQEGGNTNEVMRHKSILPSESQRLSEAAIICLKDLSVQVIERKYEVNGEKTNYFSYLFLKCSSHMSHKSKLSIVTKAVESVQKEAYDELDQYEAQMKAKSIIQEELQENGGFVVEVLADKIFEEKPELKVAFQDKMEKYDLVKEEILPQSEATTRKYQKQHLYTDTGIEIKIPMEQYKNPGSVEFITNPDGTVSVLIKNIGHLEARF
- a CDS encoding TrkH family potassium uptake protein translates to MNYSMIRYILCRVLEFEALFLSLPCLVGIIYHEKSAVFFAAVMAACFAVSLIGRRFKPKNKVFYAKEGFVTVSLSWIILSLVGAMPFYLSGEIPSYTDALFETVSGLTTTGATILTDVEVLSRSAQFWRCFTHWIGGMGVLVLIMAVLPLSGSYNMHLLRAESPGPKVGKLVPKVKNTAMILYGIYMGITLAGTISLMLAGLSAYDAVTLAFSSVGTGGFGLLNSSAGSYSVAVQAVLTALMLICGVNFQVFYLLLIRKPKEAFASEEIRYYFIIVLLSAVMITLNTENFFDNIFLGFHHALFQVASVITTTGFSSVDYDKWPEFSKTIMFLLSMLGACAGSTSGGFKISRFIISLRSIKNEISYVIHPRGFKKIYMDGHVVESSVTKSVQVYAMIYIFIFFGSFLVLSLNEFDFTTNMAAVAATFNNVGAGFSLVGPSGNYSIFSGLSKFVLIFDMLVGRLELLPILILLSPGTWKK
- a CDS encoding gamma-glutamyl-gamma-aminobutyrate hydrolase family protein: MYQDNTLPYRGDLKVAIVGRAKDTVNYEKALTSMGVSCLTTMDLAHLSEFDALLLPGGGDITPAFFGQKNQGSRNMDTELDIIQLQSLDFFVKREYPVLGICKGIQIINVYFNGTIIQDLKQAPHHAWDNGDKVHSSAALPDSLLFSLYGRRFNVNSAHHQGIGKVGHSLSVIQTSDDNIIEGIVHDTLPVIGVQWHPERLFDDSASGSTVDGRLLFSYFLSLCDTAGV
- a CDS encoding Mbeg1-like protein — encoded protein: MGTIIDYLKEYGDYTFEKRPMNEVDSLVLCQFSYLKFDGIVPDVSDDKPFVTIKYLDIYQDKEKLFADERYKEENMALFAGMLNSARYGSLKMNYYVNLIEPERETQFSAITYILEDQTVYLAYRGTDETIIGWKEDFNLAFSEPVQGQLYSVEYMKAVARKFSKEFYVGGHSKGGNFAVFAAMNCGPEIQKRIVKVFSHDGPGFRPEIRERGQYEKIADKIVRIIPHSSLVGMLLGAHEDGYIVVESKTFGLLQHDPYTWLVKDDAFVKAKDIYKSRRFMDDALNEWILSLDDEHIHSFVDTLYEVVSASQATTLIDFTADWKKSMLAVVGAIKGLDTETAGMMKKIVVSLFEVAGAKAKEELQERAEKRRRRKEIQTPAVSHKDKK